DNA from Candidatus Baltobacteraceae bacterium:
TGCCGGATCGGCCGCGCAAGCGAACGCGGTGACGAACGCGCCGCTGGGGCAAGGCGGACAGCTCGTCGCGCAGATATCCGCGGCCAACGCGAACTTCCAAAATCCCAACGGTCCCGCGCAAGGCTTCGGCGGCGTCTCAACGCAGAACTCGACGATCCAGATTCAGATCGTCGCCGGTCCCAACGGCCAAGCCGTTGCAACGGTTACCGCCGTCGACAGCGCGACCGGCCAGCAAATCACGCTCCCGGGACAGTTCAATCCGGGCGCAACGGTCAGCGGACTCGAGAACGTCAACATCAAGCTCGGCGATTTCACGAGCGGCGATATCGGTCAAGTCGCGACGATTCAAGTTCAGCAAGCGGTTCCGGCGAACACGCAGAACTCGGCGCTTCAAGTGCAATCGGGCGCGAGCGAAGGCAACGTCACGAACGTCACCTACGGCAACGCGTCGGCTGCGGCGCTGCAAATTGCCGACGTTAATTTGTCGACGAGCGCCAACGCGACCAATGCGATCGGACAGCTCGATCACGCAATCGCGCAGCTCGGACAGACGCAAACGGCGTTGGGCTCGCAGCAAGCGGCACTGCAGTATCAGGTCCAGGCCAACGACGCCACGGCCAACAACCTGCAGACCGCCGAATCGAATCTCGCCGACGCAAATATCGGTGTCGAGAACACGAACGCGACGCTCTCTTCACTGCAGCAGCAATTGACGCTCGCCGTGTTGGCGCAGCGTAACACGCAGTCCGCCGCAGTGCTGACGCTCTTCGGCCGTTAAGCTTTCGCCGCCGCGACGATCTCGCCGCGCGCGCTGCCGAACCCGATACGCCGCGCCCCGGGGCGTTCGCACCACCCGCGCATGACGACGGCATCGCCGTCCTGCAAGAACGTACGCGTCTCTCCGTCCGGAAGCGCGATCGGACGCTCCCCGCGCCACGTCAGCTCGATCAGGCTGCCGTAACTGTCGGGCGTCGTGCCCGAGATCGTTCCGGATGCAAAGAGGTCGCCGGGGCGCGTGAGGGCGCCGTTTGAGGTGGCGTGCGCCAGCTGCTGCGCGACGTTCCAATACAGACTGGCCGACGACGTCCGCGAGATGACGTGCGGCGCGACGTTCCGGCGGCGCATCGATTCGGTTTCCAGTTCGACGGAAAGGCGGATATCGTAGGCCGCGGCGTTTTTCGCTGCCAGATACGGCAGCGGCGGCGGATCCTGGTGTGCCGGCGGCACGACAAAGGGCTCCAGCGCGTCGAGCGATACGACCCACGGCGAGACCGTGGTTGTAAACGACTTGCCCAAAAATGGTCCGAGGGGCTGATACTCCCACGCTTGAATGTCGCGCGCGCTCCAGTCGTTGACTAAGACGAAACCGGCAACGTGTTCGAGCGCGCCGTCGACGGGAATCGGCACGCCGAGCGCATTGCCCGCACCGGTAAAAAATCCAAGCTCCAGCTCCACGTCGAGCATCCGGGTGGCACCGAACGCGGGATGCGGCTCCGACGGCGGCTTGCGCTGACCGTTCGGCCGCACGACCTGCGTACCGCTCACGACGATAGTCGCCGACCGTCCGTGATAGCCTATGGGAATCCAGCGCCAGTTCGGCAATAGCGGCTCGGCGTCGGGACGAAACAGCTTGCCGAGATTCGTCGCGTGTTCGATCGAAGAATAAAAGTCCACGTAATCGCCGATCGATGCGGGCAGCAACATGCGCACGTCGCGCACGTTGCTCACAAACTCGCCGGTGTTGCTTTCCCGCAATGCGGGGTCGCCGCCGGTTCGCAATAGCGACGACAGCCGGCGGCGCAGCGATCCGGCGGCGGCGCGGCCGGCCGCAAAAAGTGCGTTCAGTTCGGTCGCGCAAAACGCCGCGCGATCGCCCGCGTCGTCGAGCAGCCCCGCTTCGGCGAGCCCGCGAACGTCGAGAACGCTATCGCCGATGGCCGCGCCGATGCGCGGCGTACCGTTCGCCCGCGCGAAGACGCCGAGCGGAAGGTTTTGAATCGGAAAGTCGCTCGCGTCGTCGACCGGCAGCCACGACGTCAGCGCCGGATCGTTAGTGTCGCCGGCATAGGTCATGCGAGCGGGGGAATGAGGGCGAGCGCGGTAAGATCGTCGACCGGCTCTTTGAAGCTGCAGCTCCCGTAGCCGACGAACGACGACTTCCGCACGGCGCGCAGACGATCGATATCACAGCGAAGGTCCCGCCAGGCAAACGCGTCGTCCTCGAAAGCAAACGTCGAAGGATCTTCTTCCGCGACGATCGCGCGCAACGTCGATTCATCGCATCGCGACGCGAATGCGGCGGCCGCTAAGAGATTCAAAAATCCGTGCATCGTGAAACCGGTCGCGGCGTCGAGGTGGCGCACGGGGTGGTGCAGCCCTGCGGTTGCCTTAAACGGCAGTTCCTCTTCTTCGGCTGCCGCAATAAACGCAGCCACCGTTTCGACGCTCGGAAATGCCGCGGTGTCGAGACCGCCGCAGCGCAATTTCACGCCTAGCCGCGCGCGTTTCGCGGCCGCGCTGGGCAGCGCTGCGCGCGGGAGCTCCGCGTATGCCGGTAGATCGCGCAGCGCTTCGCGCTCGAGCAGCGCACCGAGCTGTCCCAGCGGCGCGTCGACCGTTTCGCGTTGCCAGCGCGGCGGCGGAATCGACACCTCGATGGCTTCGACGCGCGCACCCGCCGCGCGCTGCCGCGCGATCGCCGTAAGACTTTCGCCCGCGACCTCGAGCCAACGGCCGGTATCGGCGTCGGGAGGCAGCGCGACGTTGACGAGGACGGAGAGCGGAAACTCGCGGCACGCGTCGCCCATTTCCTCGATGCGCGAAATCGGAACGATGAACCGTCCGAGCATCCAGGCGTGCGCGCCTTCGCGAGCGGCGGCGTACTCCGCGAGGGCCTCGTTCATGCCGAGCGCCGCCGGCGGAAAAAGGCCGGCATAGTCGACAAGGCTCTTGAACGCGGCATGTGCGGAGCGGCGCAGCGCAAGCGAAGTACTCACCTGCGCTCTGTTCTCGCAGGGCACAGGGGCACCTCGGGGAGGTCGCAAAGGTGCGGTAATGAGTACCTCCACCGAAGCCAGCGCCAACCCTCTCGCCCAAATCGATTGGGATTACGTCGAGTTCTACGTCGGCAACGCCAAGCAGGCGGCCCACTATTACATGTCCGCTTTCGGGTTCGAGCAAATCGCGTACGCGGGGCCCGAAACCGGAGTTCGCGATCGCGTGAGCTACCTGCTCGAACAGAACAAGGTGCGCTTTTTGCTCACGGCGAGCCTACTCCCCGATGACGAGATAGCTCGTCACGTCGCTCAACACGGCGACGGCGTCAAAGACGTCGCGATTCTCGTCGACGATGTTCGCGCGGCGTACGGCGCGGCGGTGCGAGGCGGCGCAAAGACGGTGCTCGAACCGGCAGTCTCCGAAGACGACAGCGGCCGCATCGTCAAGGCGGCGATCGCGACGTACGGCGATACCGTCCATTCGTTCGTTCAGCGCGACGCGTATCGAGGTGCGTTCATGCCGGGATTCGTCGAAGCACGCCGCAGCATACCAGCGGCAAGGCGTCCCGAACTGCTGTTCATCGATCACTGCGTCGGCAACGTCGGGTGGGGTGAGATGGACCTCTGGGGCGACTTCTACGCGCGCGTTTTTGGCTTCTCGCAGCTGGTGTCGTTCGACGACAAGGACATTTCGACCGAGTACACCGCGCTGCGCTCGAAGGTGATGACCGATCCACGCCATCGCGTGAAGTTTCCCATCAACGAGCCGGCTCAAGGCAAGAAGAAATCGCAGATCGAGGAGTACCTCGACTTCTACCACGGATCGGGCGTGCAGCACATTGCTATTCGCACCGACGACATCGCCGAGACGATTCGCGCGCTGCGCGCCAACGGCGTCGAGTTCTTGGACACGCCCGATAGTTACTACGATATGCTCGAAGAGCGGGTAGGCCATATCGACGAGGCCATCGAGATGCTGCGCGCGCTGCGGATTCTCGTCGACCGCGACGATCAGGGATATATGCTCCAGATCTTCACGAAGCCGCTGCAGGATCGCCCGACGGTCTTCTTCGAGATCATCCAACGCAAGGGCAGCCTTTCGTTTGGAAAAGGGAATTTCAAAGCGCTCTTCGTCTCGATCGAGCGCGAGCAAGAGAAGCGCGGAACGTTGTAACTGCGATGATCGGCGAACGGGCGCTCAAGCAGCTCGACGAGGTGCTCTCTCATTCGCCACTCGCGTTGGTCGCGATGAGCCGCGACTTTCGCTTGAGCTATTGGTCCGATCGGGCCGGGGAGCTGTTCGGATACTCCAAAGAAGAGGTCCTCGGAAAGCACCCCAGCGAGATGCAGTGGATCTATCCCGAGGATTTGAGTTCGGTCCTGGATTTTCCGGGACGCGTGCGCAGCGAGCGTTTGTCGACGCTGGGTCTGGTCAGCCGCGCCACTCGTAAGGACGGCGAACTGCGAACGTTTCGATGGACGACCGTCGCGGTTCAAGAAGATCCGTCGTACTGGCTGGTCTCGCTGGGTGAAGACATCACCGAACAGCTCCAGAACGAGGCGCGGCTGCGATCGCTATTTTCCTACAATCCCGATCCGGTCTTGGCGCTCGCGCTCGACGGCACCATCTCGGATTGCAACGATGCGGCGACGCGCGTTTCGGGAACCGCGCGCAAAGAGCTTCTGGGGCGGCACTACACGACGTTCCTTCCGCGGGCCGGGCGCGGCAAAGTGGAAAAAGCCTTCGCTCAAGCCGCCGCGGGTACGCCCGCCTCGCTTGCCTTGGGCATCGTCGGCGCCGAGGGCCGCAACCTCGACGTGCAGGGAACGATCATACCGCAGTATTCTGCGGGTCAGGTGGTCGGAATCTACGCGGTCTTTCAGGACAAGACGGAGCGCCGCGCGGCCGAGCATCAAGCGCAGATGCAGCAAGATCGCATGCGCAATCTCTATTATATCGCGGCTAGCGGCGGCAATCCGGAATCGCGCATACGCGCGTCGCTGGAAATGGGCGTGCGCGCGTTCGGCCTACCCGCGGGCGCCGTCGTGTGCACGACGTTGGGACCGCCGGAGATCGCCGAGGTCTATCGCTCGCCGGGCGCGGCGGCCGTCAGCGACGATCGTCTCTTGGCCGCAGCGATCAACGCGGAGCAAACCGCGCTGCCCGGCACGCCCGTCGTCACCTTGCACGGCGTCGCAACGCTCGTCAACGTCGCCGGGGAGCGTTACGGCGTTCTGGTGTTTGCATCGCCAAGCGGCGCGCCGACCGAGTTCTCCGAGACCGACGCCGATCTTCTTGGATTAATCTCGACGCTTATCGGCGGCTCGATTGAAAGCGATCGCTCGCGCGCGCAGCTGCGTTCGCTGGCGTACTTCGACACGCTCACTGGGTTGCCCAACCGCGCCTTCCTCACGGAGAAGGTGCGCGACGCCATCGAAGTATCGCAGACGCGGCTCTCGCGAGCGGCACTTCTTTATCTCGACCTCGACGGCTTCAAAGACGTCAACGACACGCTCGGACACGCGCGCGGAGATCGTTTGCTGCAGCTGGTCGCGCAGCGAATATCGAGCATCGTCGCCGATCGCGGCGTGACGGCACGCATGGGCGGCGACGAATTCGTCGTGCTTCTGCCCGAATGCGACTCGTCCGACGAAGTGCGCGATCTGGCCGAGCAGATCATCGCGAGCGTCGGCGAGCCGTTCGGTTTGGACGAGTACGAACACTTCATCTCGGCCAGCGTCGGGATCGCGCTCTACCCAGACGACGCCCGCGACGACCAAGCGCTCATCAAGAACGCCGATATCGCGATGTCGCGGGCCAAGGATCGAGGTCGAAACGGACTCTTCTTCTATAACCCAACGCTCGAAGCGCCGATTCACATGCGGCTCTCGCAAGAGAAGCTGCTTCGCCGCGCGCTGGACTTACAAGAGTTCGTGGTCTTCTATCAGCCGCAGCTGGATCTGCGTAACGACCGGATTGTGAGCGTCGAGGCGCTGGTCCGGTGGAACCATCCCAAAACCGGCTTGATCGCGCCGTCGCACTTCATTCCCAGCGCCGAGATCTCCGGACTCATCGTGCAGCTCGGCAACTGGGTCCTGGCGACGGCGGCACGACAGGTGCGTGCATGGCAGCCGAAACTCGGCCCCATCAGGCTTGCGGCGAATCTGTCGGCGCGCCAGTTCCACGATCGCGACCTCCGCCGGCATATCACCGAGATTCTTGCCGAGGCGGATCTGCCCGGCGAACTCTTCGAGGTCGAGATCACCGAGAGCGTCGCCATGGCGGATGCGGCGCAGACGGCCGACATCGTTCGCGACCTTTCCGAGAGCGGTATCCGCGTCGCGCTCGACGACTTCGGGACGGGCTATTCGTCGCTGTCGTATCTGCGCAGCTTCGATATCGACGTACTGAAGGTCGACGGCTCGTTCGTTCGGGGCATCGGACGCTCCACCGGCGACGAGACGATCGTCAACACGGTCATCGGCATGGCCCACAGTCTCGATCTGGAGGTTATTGCAGAGGGCGTCGAAACGCGCGAGCAGCTGGCGTTTCTCGTGGCGCGCGGCTGCGATGCCGTACAAGGCTACGTGATCGCTCCGGCGTTGCCCGCAACCGAGTTCGAGAACTTCATCACCGCACGCCGCCAGCAGCAGAGCTCGGCATGATCGCCACGCTGGATCGCGAGAGGCTCGTGAGCTGGTACCGCCGCAATCGCCGGCGCTCGGCTCAGCTCTTTGATTTGGTGCGCGAGGAGGCATATCACGACCGGCCGATTCCGCTGCGGCATCCGTTCGTGTTTTACGACGGACACTTGCCGGCGTTCAGCTTCAATACCTTATGCGGACGCGGGCTGCAGGAACCGCCGGTCGATCCCGAGCTTCAGCGCCTGTTCGAGCGCGGTATCGATCCCGGGAGCGCGACCGACGCCAGGCGTCACGAGCGCGTGGATTGGCCGGCGGTCGACGAGGTTCACCGTTTCGCGGCGGAGTGCGACGCGCGCGTCGAGCGTGCGCTCGCCACGGCCGACATCGACCGGAACGATCGTCCGATGCTCGTACGCGCACAAGCGGCGTACACCATTCTCGAACACGAACAGATGCATCACGAGACGCTAACGTATATCATTCACCAGCTCGACCCGTCGCGCCGCCGCAGCATCGAACAGCATCACGTCGATCGCGCCGCGCCGGCGCCCGCATTTTGCGACGTCGAAGCCGGCACGGCCACGCTCGGAACGACCCTGGACGACGTTGCGTTTGCGTGGGATAACGAGCTTCCCGAACACACCGTCGACGTTGCCGCGTTTACGATCGCACGGTATCCGGTGACCAACGCCGATTGGCTGCGTTTTGTCGAGCAGGGCGGCTCGCGCCCGCATTTCTGGGTCGAACGCAGCGGTCAATGGTATCTCAGAACCTTCTACGAGGAGATTCCGCTGCCGCGCTCGTGGCCGGTGTACGTCACGCACCGGCAAGCGCGAGCGTACGCGACGTGGACCGGCACGCGGCTTCCTACCGAGGCGGAGTTCCACCGTGCCGCATACGCCCTACCGGGCGGTGGCGAACGAGCGTTTCCCTGGGGCGAAGAGCGGCCGGAGCCGCAGCACGGCAACTTCGATTTCCAGCGATTCGACCCCGAACCCGTCGACGCTCACCCGGCCGGAGCGAGCGCCTGGGGAGTCCGCGATCTCATTGGAAACGGGTGGGAATGGACGTCGACGCCGTTCGCGCCGTTCGACGGTTTCGAAGCGATGGCGTCGTATCCGCAGTATTCCGCCGACTTCTTCGACGCAAAGCATTACGTCATGAAGGGCGCCTCGCCGGTCACTGCCCGCGAGCTCGTGCGCAGAAGCTTTCGGAACTGGTTCTACGACGATTATCCGTACATGTATGCAAAGTTCCGCTGCGTTAACTTTTAAGCGCAGGGCATGAGTTCGCACGCCACCGCAGCGAATGCTATCGCGGTGCCGCGCGTTTTTTTATTTTTGAGCATCGTCGCTACGCTTGCTTTGGCTAGCTGCACGGGCGGATCGCAGCCGTCGCTGCGGCTGGTACCCGCGCCCGCGACCAACCCGGCTTCGTCACCCGTGGTCGGGAACTACATCAAGCACGTCATCATCATCGTCCAAGAGAACCGCAGTTTCGATAATCTGTTCGCAGGCTTTCCCGGAGCCGATGCCCCGATGTTCGGTTACGACCTCAAGCATCGCAGAATACCGCTGCAAACCGTCGACTTCATACCGCTGGTTAACCTCGATCACGACTTCCAACCGGCGGTGCGCGCCTGGAACCACGGAAAGATGAACGGCTTTAACGGCACCGTATCGGGGCTTCCCAACGACTACCCGTACGCGCATCTGCGACGCAGCGAGATCTTACCGTATTGGGATCTGGCGCAGCACTACGTGCTTGCCGATCACATGTTTCCGACCGAGTTCGGTCCGAGCTTTACCGGGCACTTGTCTTTGATCGCCGGAACCACGAGCTTGAGTCCTACCAAAGCGCTGGCGGACA
Protein-coding regions in this window:
- a CDS encoding flagellin yields the protein MAISKVTPDHALTALTQSQQALQTALTRESTGKRLNSAIDGPSQYAIATSLQTQVAAFNAASQNVQTAFNATDVATQALDQTTSILSQLRTLAVAGVNDFLSPTDRAALQTQANQLVAQANTIAQTTNFNGAPLLSGQFAGPNAGSAAQANAVTNAPLGQGGQLVAQISAANANFQNPNGPAQGFGGVSTQNSTIQIQIVAGPNGQAVATVTAVDSATGQQITLPGQFNPGATVSGLENVNIKLGDFTSGDIGQVATIQVQQAVPANTQNSALQVQSGASEGNVTNVTYGNASAAALQIADVNLSTSANATNAIGQLDHAIAQLGQTQTALGSQQAALQYQVQANDATANNLQTAESNLADANIGVENTNATLSSLQQQLTLAVLAQRNTQSAAVLTLFGR
- the fahA gene encoding fumarylacetoacetase, which codes for MTYAGDTNDPALTSWLPVDDASDFPIQNLPLGVFARANGTPRIGAAIGDSVLDVRGLAEAGLLDDAGDRAAFCATELNALFAAGRAAAGSLRRRLSSLLRTGGDPALRESNTGEFVSNVRDVRMLLPASIGDYVDFYSSIEHATNLGKLFRPDAEPLLPNWRWIPIGYHGRSATIVVSGTQVVRPNGQRKPPSEPHPAFGATRMLDVELELGFFTGAGNALGVPIPVDGALEHVAGFVLVNDWSARDIQAWEYQPLGPFLGKSFTTTVSPWVVSLDALEPFVVPPAHQDPPPLPYLAAKNAAAYDIRLSVELETESMRRRNVAPHVISRTSSASLYWNVAQQLAHATSNGALTRPGDLFASGTISGTTPDSYGSLIELTWRGERPIALPDGETRTFLQDGDAVVMRGWCERPGARRIGFGSARGEIVAAAKA
- the hppD gene encoding 4-hydroxyphenylpyruvate dioxygenase, which translates into the protein MSTSTEASANPLAQIDWDYVEFYVGNAKQAAHYYMSAFGFEQIAYAGPETGVRDRVSYLLEQNKVRFLLTASLLPDDEIARHVAQHGDGVKDVAILVDDVRAAYGAAVRGGAKTVLEPAVSEDDSGRIVKAAIATYGDTVHSFVQRDAYRGAFMPGFVEARRSIPAARRPELLFIDHCVGNVGWGEMDLWGDFYARVFGFSQLVSFDDKDISTEYTALRSKVMTDPRHRVKFPINEPAQGKKKSQIEEYLDFYHGSGVQHIAIRTDDIAETIRALRANGVEFLDTPDSYYDMLEERVGHIDEAIEMLRALRILVDRDDQGYMLQIFTKPLQDRPTVFFEIIQRKGSLSFGKGNFKALFVSIEREQEKRGTL
- a CDS encoding EAL domain-containing protein, translated to MIGERALKQLDEVLSHSPLALVAMSRDFRLSYWSDRAGELFGYSKEEVLGKHPSEMQWIYPEDLSSVLDFPGRVRSERLSTLGLVSRATRKDGELRTFRWTTVAVQEDPSYWLVSLGEDITEQLQNEARLRSLFSYNPDPVLALALDGTISDCNDAATRVSGTARKELLGRHYTTFLPRAGRGKVEKAFAQAAAGTPASLALGIVGAEGRNLDVQGTIIPQYSAGQVVGIYAVFQDKTERRAAEHQAQMQQDRMRNLYYIAASGGNPESRIRASLEMGVRAFGLPAGAVVCTTLGPPEIAEVYRSPGAAAVSDDRLLAAAINAEQTALPGTPVVTLHGVATLVNVAGERYGVLVFASPSGAPTEFSETDADLLGLISTLIGGSIESDRSRAQLRSLAYFDTLTGLPNRAFLTEKVRDAIEVSQTRLSRAALLYLDLDGFKDVNDTLGHARGDRLLQLVAQRISSIVADRGVTARMGGDEFVVLLPECDSSDEVRDLAEQIIASVGEPFGLDEYEHFISASVGIALYPDDARDDQALIKNADIAMSRAKDRGRNGLFFYNPTLEAPIHMRLSQEKLLRRALDLQEFVVFYQPQLDLRNDRIVSVEALVRWNHPKTGLIAPSHFIPSAEISGLIVQLGNWVLATAARQVRAWQPKLGPIRLAANLSARQFHDRDLRRHITEILAEADLPGELFEVEITESVAMADAAQTADIVRDLSESGIRVALDDFGTGYSSLSYLRSFDIDVLKVDGSFVRGIGRSTGDETIVNTVIGMAHSLDLEVIAEGVETREQLAFLVARGCDAVQGYVIAPALPATEFENFITARRQQQSSA
- a CDS encoding SUMF1/EgtB/PvdO family nonheme iron enzyme yields the protein MIATLDRERLVSWYRRNRRRSAQLFDLVREEAYHDRPIPLRHPFVFYDGHLPAFSFNTLCGRGLQEPPVDPELQRLFERGIDPGSATDARRHERVDWPAVDEVHRFAAECDARVERALATADIDRNDRPMLVRAQAAYTILEHEQMHHETLTYIIHQLDPSRRRSIEQHHVDRAAPAPAFCDVEAGTATLGTTLDDVAFAWDNELPEHTVDVAAFTIARYPVTNADWLRFVEQGGSRPHFWVERSGQWYLRTFYEEIPLPRSWPVYVTHRQARAYATWTGTRLPTEAEFHRAAYALPGGGERAFPWGEERPEPQHGNFDFQRFDPEPVDAHPAGASAWGVRDLIGNGWEWTSTPFAPFDGFEAMASYPQYSADFFDAKHYVMKGASPVTARELVRRSFRNWFYDDYPYMYAKFRCVNF